A stretch of the Porites lutea chromosome 12, jaPorLute2.1, whole genome shotgun sequence genome encodes the following:
- the LOC140953903 gene encoding neuronal acetylcholine receptor subunit beta-3-like — protein MHQIGVFGASNQSFEHRIRALLLENYDKTVRPVLGNKSVEVSFAMRISRLVRVDTREQTVILDTWVIQTWTNEFLKWNTNSFGGFHRVQFLPEEIWVPDISLFNNGDEGVTLAGGRTKFVTEVSVDNEGNCVWSGPATFKANCELDIGQWPFDKQTCELGFGSFTYGVDRMEIKLFQDKGGGQFTNRFVTNGDWDITNVAASVEQTDHGDCCPFKFSEVVYDLKMKRKPLYHLFYLTIPSMMLMFLALTSFLIPVESGERIGFVTTILLAMTVFLLLIPSFLPETSDGVPILGIGLQATMVIISLILFCNIFVLKLFFMEGPPPDWVQNLFCLCHGKKGKNVQRIHVSTADSHSSKMAASANAIELTEHPEGMRNTPVGWEEKREEITWQKVSCKLDHVFFVFFFLVAAITYTATYLS, from the exons ATGCACCAAATTG GCGTTTTTGGTGCATCCAATCAATCCTTTGAACACCGGATCCGCGCTCTTCTTCTGGAAAATTACGACAAGACCGTTCGGCCAGTTTTAGGCAACAAATCGGTGGAGGTTTCGTTCGCCATGAGAATAAGCAGACTTGTTAGAGTG GATACCAGGGAACAAACAGTTATTTTGGATACTTGGGTTATACAG ACTTGGACAAATGAATTCCTCAAGTGGAATACAAACAGCTTTGGAGGTTTTCATCGCGTGCAGTTTCTTCCCGAAGAGATCTGGGTACCGGATATCTCGCTTTTTAACAA TGGTGACGAGGGCGTCACATTAGCCGGGGGAAGAACAAAGTTTGTGACAGAGGTGTCGGTAGATAATGAAGGAAACTGCGTATGGAGCGGACCAGCTACATTCAAAGCTAATTGCGAATTAGACATTGGCCAGTGGCCATTTGATAAGCAGACTTGTGAACTAGGGTTTGGTTCATTTACGTATGGAGTTGACAGAATGGAAATCAAACTCTTTCAAGACAAAGGCGGTGGACAGTTTACTA aTCGGTTCGTTACAAATGGTGATTGGGATATTACCAACGTCGCCGCTTCAGTCGAACAGACCGACCACGGCGACTGTTGTCCATTTAAGTTCAGTGAAGTTGTTTACGacctgaaaatgaaaagaaagcctttatATCACCTGTTCTACCTCACCATTCCCAGCATGATGCTTATGTTCCTGGCCCTAACAAGCTTCCTTATTCCCGTGGAGAGTGGTGAAAGAATCGGCTTCGTCACCACCATCTTATTGGCTATGACTGTGTTCTTGCTCCTCATTCCGTCTTTTCTTCCCGAGACTTCAGATGGTGTTCCTATCCTTGGAATAGGCTTGCAGGCTACTATGGTCATCATATCCTTGATTCTCTTTTGTAATATCTTCGTTTTAAAGCTGTTCTTCATGGAGGGACCTCCTCCTGACTGGGTACAGAACCTCTTCTGCTTGTGCCAtggtaaaaagggaaaaaacgtCCAGCGGATCCACGTCTCTACTGCAGATTCACATTCCTCCAAGATGGCTGCTTCCGCAAACGCTATTGAACTCACAGAGCACCCTGAAGGCATGCGCAATACGCCAGTGGGATGGGAGGAAAAACGGGAAGAAATAACATGGCAGAAAGTGTCGTGTAAGCTCGATCACGTGTTTTTTGTGTTCTTCTTTCTGGTTGCTGCAATAACCTACACCGCGACTTACTTGTCATGA
- the LOC140921655 gene encoding neuronal acetylcholine receptor subunit alpha-7-like produces the protein MNQITISLTLLQIFSLFDGSLCSTNSSWEHHIRADLLNNYDRKVRPVHEGRREVTVQFSLRVGRLVKVDNQEQLIVVDTWVTQAWDNEFLSWNINDYGGLDRIHFAPNEIWVPDIALFNNGDDEINLAGGPSKFVTDVAVNNEGRCLWSGPATFKVNCQMNVDKWPFDEQSCEMAFGSYSYGLNLLRIKLFKDTSAFTNRFVESGNWQIVNISSRITETDHGDCCRFNFSEAEFKISMKRKSLYYTFYITIPCVILTVIALTSFLIHVESGERIGFVTTVLLAMTVFLLIIPSWLPVTSEALPILGVLLEGTMIIITLILFANIFVQWIYFREGTPPDWVQTISRFCGRRKHRGKQQTRVGSAVAPSHYALKTTASVAGIEMTESSRNSPVEQDNQRMDEYFYTWQRVSTKMDRFFFILFIIISVIVYGVYIGISL, from the exons ATGAACCAGATTACAATCTCTCTAACGCTTCTCCAGATTTTCTCTCTATTTGACG GATCTCTGTGTTCAACAAATTCTTCATGGGAACACCACATTCGAGCAGACCTACTGAATAACTATGACAGAAAAGTTCGCCCAGTCCACGAGGGGAGGAGGGAAGTGACAGTGCAATTTTCTTTACGAGTGGGTAGACTCGTCAAAGTG GATAATCAAGAGCAATTAATAGTTGTAGATACTTGGGTTACACAG GCGTGGGACAACGAATTTCTCTCGTGGAACATAAACGACTACGGTGGCTTAGATCGCATCCATTTCGCCCCTAACGAAATTTGGGTTCCGGATATAGCTCTATTTAACAA TGGTGATGATGAAATCAACTTGGCGGGGGGTCCATCGAAGTTTGTCACCGACGTCGCGGTGAATAACGAAGGCAGATGCCTTTGGAGCGGACCAGCCACATTCAAAGTCAACTGCCAAATGAATGTTGACAAATGGCCTTTTGATGAGCAGTCCTGCGAAATGGCGTTTGGTTCATACTCGTATGGGCTGAATTTGTTAAGAATCAAGTTGTTCAAGGACACCAGCGCGTTTACAA ATCGTTTTGTAGAAAGCGGAAATTGGCAGATAGTAAACATTTCATCTAGAATCACCGAAACCGACCACGGAGACTGCTGCAGGTTTAACTTCAGCGAAGCTGAGTTCAAAATTTCAATGAAACGCAAATCGCTTTATTACACGTTCTATATCACCATCCCTTGCGTTATTCTGACCGTTATTGCCCTGACTAGCTTTCTGATCCATGTTGAAAGCGGAGAACGCATTGGATTCGTCACCACTGTTCTTCTCGCCATGACAGTTTTCTTACTCATCATTCCTTCATGGTTACCAGTCACTTCAGAAGCACTTCCGATCCTTGGAGTACTCCTTGAAGGCACCATGATTATAATCACCCTAATCCTGTTTGCCAATATCTTCGTCCAATGGATCTACTTCAGAGAAGGAACGCCTCCAGACTGGGTACAGACGATTTCCCGCTTCTGCGGTAGAAGAAAACACAGAGGAAAGCAGCAGACTCGTGTTGGTAGCGCAGTGGCCCCATCGCATTATGCTTTGAAAACAACTGCTTCCGTTGCAGGCATCGAGATGACCGAGTCAAGCAGAAATTCACCAGTGGAACAGGACAACCAGAGGATGGATGAGTATTTTTACACGTGGCAAAGGGTGTCCACAAAAATGGACcgcttttttttcatattattcATCATTATTTCAGTTATCGTATATGGTGTGTACATAGGAATTTCTTTATAG
- the LOC140921356 gene encoding neuronal acetylcholine receptor subunit alpha-7-like: MHLTPAVVLFLVLQGLFSGSVSGASNKSYEHKIRAYLLDDYDKTVRPVLGNKSVEVSFSMKISRLVKVDNKEQLVVLDTWVIQTWTNTFLQWDVNNFGGFNRVQFLPDEIWVPDISLFNNGDDSVTLAGGRTKFVTEISVANTGHCVWSGPATFKASCEMAINKWPFDTQTCELGFGSFTYGIGQMNIKLFQDSKGQFTNRFVTSGDWAIDKITTSIQTTDHGDCCPFEFSEVVYKLKMTRKPLYHVFYLTIPSLMLMVLGLTSFLIPVESGERIGFVTTILLAMTVFLLLIPSFLPESSDGVPVLGIGLQATMIIIALVLFCNIFVLKLFFTEGTPPKWVQNLCRLCCLKKGKTVQRIHVSNVSLRAKSSASANAVELDERSGGKSNTPTVWEKTEDDLTWQQVSIKLDQVFFALFGVIVVITHVVIYAA; encoded by the exons ATGCATTTGACCCCAGCCGTCGTtctatttctcgttcttcaagGACTATTTTCAGGGA GTGTTTCAGGCGCATCAAACAAGTCCTATGAGCACAAGATCCGTGCCTATCTTCTGGATGACTATGACAAAACAGTTCGGCCAGTTTTGGGCAATAAATCTGTGGAGGTGTCGTTTTCTATGAAAATCAGCAGACTTGTAAAAGTG GATAACAAAGAACAGCTGGTTGTTTTGGATACCTGGGTGATACAG ACCTGGACAAATACATTTCTTCAGTGGGACGTGAATAATTTTGGAGGTTTTAACCGTGTGCAGTTTCTCCCTGATGAGATCTGGGTACCAGATATTTCACTCTTCAACAA TGGTGATGACAGTGTTACATTAGCTGGAGGAAGGACAAAGTTTGTCACCGAAATTTCTGTGGCGAACACTGGACACTGCGTGTGGAGTGGACCAGCAACATTTAAGGCCAGCTGTGAAATGGCGATCAACAAATGGCCTTTTGATACACAGACTTGTGAGCTAGGTTTTGGTTCATTCACGTATGGCATTGGTCAGATGAATATTAAACTGTTTCAAGACTCAAAAGGCCAATTTACTA ATCGATTTGTTACAAGCGGTGACTGGGCTATAGACAAGATCACCACCTCAATCCAAACTACCGATCACGGGGACTGTTGTCCATTTGAATTCAGCGAGGTAGTCTACAAACTTAAAATGACAAGAAAGCCATTGTACCACGTCTTCTACCTCACGATACCCAGTTTGATGCTGATGGTCCTCGGCCTAACAAGCTTCCTTATTCCCGTGGAGAGTGGTGAAAGGATTGGCTTTGTCACCACCATCCTGTTGGCTATGACTGTGTTTTTGCTCCTTATTCCGTCTTTTCTTCCCGAGAGTTCAGATGGTGTTCCAGTCCTTGGAATTGGGCTTCAGGCCACCATGATCATTATAGCCTTGGTGCTGTTTTGTAATATTTTCGTTCTAAAGTTGTTCTTTACGGAGGGAACTCCGCCAAAATGGGTACAGAACCTCTGCAGATTGTGCTGTCTTAAGAAGGGGAAAACCGTCCAGCGGATTCATGTATCTAACGTAAGTTTGAGAGCTAAATCAAGCGCATCTGCGAACGCAGTTGAATTGGACGAGAGGTCTGGCGGAAAAAGCAACACGCCGACGGTTTGGGAGAAAACAGAGGATGATCTAACATGGCAACAGGTGTCAATCAAGCTTGACCAAGTGTTTTTCGCTCTTTTCGGGGTGATTGTTGTAATCACCCATGTTGTAATCTACGCAGCTTAG